A DNA window from Vigna unguiculata cultivar IT97K-499-35 chromosome 10, ASM411807v1, whole genome shotgun sequence contains the following coding sequences:
- the LOC114165428 gene encoding AT-rich interactive domain-containing protein 2-like: MKEKCTFKYSKVVKPLLNRDFDNSSETSHSSNLENEDMELNQTQNKSLSEDNEILRSVIPIGPRFQAQIPKWEDTRNVKCHNNDDLKWLGVQVWPMPNIRENNTEGIREGRPDSYYYKNSGSVECVKLHLREAREVLKLEIGATFSSCRFDEMGEEVSESWTLEEDKKFESLLKSYTSSKARRFWKLAMKHFPSKSLKCLVNYYHNVYIPRCLSMETRSLHEANRDTDQDDNFKK, translated from the coding sequence ATGAAGGAGAAATGcacttttaaatattcaaaagtaGTAAAACCATTGCTGAACAGGGATTTTGACAATTCAAGTGAGACTTCACATTCTTCAAACTTAGAAAACGAAGATATGGAGCTAAATCAAACACAAAATAAGTCATTATCAGAGGATAATGAAATTCTAAGGTCAGTCATTCCCATTGGACCTCGTTTTCAAGCTCAAATTCCTAAATGGGAAGACACAAGAAATGTAAAATGCCATAATAATGATGATTTAAAGTGGCTAGGTGTTCAAGTTTGGCCAATGCCTAATATTAGGGAAAACAACACAGAAGGTATTAGGGAAGGTAGGCCTGACTCATACTACTATAAAAATTCAGGATCAGTTGAATGTGTTAAACTACACCTTAGGGAAGCAAGAGAAGTTTTGAAATTGGAGATTGGTGCAACATTTTCAAGTTGCAGGTTTGATGAAATGGGAGAAGAAGTTTCAGAGTCATGGACATTAGAAGAGGACAAGAAATTTGAATCTCTACTGAAATCATATACATCTTCAAAGGCCAGAAGATTTTGGAAACTTGCCATGAAGCACTTTCCATCCAAATCTTTGAAATGCTTGGTAAATTACTATCATAATGTATATATCCCAAGATGTTTAAGCATGGAGACTAGATCTTTGCATGAAGCTAATAGAGACACTGATCAAGATGACAACTTCAAAAAATGA